One Deltaproteobacteria bacterium genomic window, CTGGCGAGCCGGACGCAGCGTCCGATCATCTGGCAGAGCGTGCACCACCGCTGGGCGGAGCCCACGCTGTGGCAGGAGCAGTTGGACGCGGTGTCGCGCATCTTCCGCGACGGCTACCGCGCCTACGGCCTCAGCCAGACGGTGCCGCTGGTGCGCCACTTCAACCTGCGGAACGCCCAACTCTTCGACGAGTTCCCCACCTGGAAGAACATCATGTTCCTGCCCGTGGAGGCGCGCCTGCAGGCCTTCGCCGACCCGGCCACGCGCGCCAAGCTGCGCGAGGACCTGGCCACCAAGCGCTTGACCAACTTCCACCGGCGCTGGGACATCGTGCAGGTGGAGAAGGTCGCCAAGGAAGAGAACAAGCGCTACGAGGGCAAGAGCGTGGCGGAGGTGGCGGCCATGCGCAACCAGGACCCGGTGGACGCGTTCCTCGACCTGTCGCTGGACGAGGATCTGCTCACCACCTTCCAGAACGCCAACACGGGCGGCGATCCCCAGGCCATGGGCGAGATCCTGCGCAGTCCCTACGTGCTGGTGGGCACCTCGGACGCCGGCGCCCACGTGATGTACGGCGCGGACTTCGGCTACGGCACCACGCTGCTGGGGCTGTGGGTGCGCGAGCGCGGCATCATGACGCTGGAAGAGGCGGTGCACAAGCTCACCTTCCACGTGGCTTCGGTTTACGGTCTGGAAGGCCGGGGGCTGATCCGGCCGGGCTACGCCGCGGACCTCACCCTGTTCGATCCCGAGACCGTGCGCGCCTACGAGCCCGAGTGGGCCGAGGACTACCCGGCCGGCACCAAGCGGCTGATCCAGCGTTCCGACGGCATCCACTACACCATCGTCAACGGCGGCGTGATCTACGAGGACGGCCGCCTGAGCGGCGACCTGCCCGGCCAGGTACTGCGGGGCGGCGGTTACGCGCCCAGCCGCGCGGCGGCCGCGTAGGGCCGTCCCGTCATGTCATTCCCGCGCAAGCTTGCCCTCGACCCCGATCGGGGGCGGGAATCCAGGGGTGGGGAGGTGGGGAAACGCCGCTGGAGCGCCCCACCACCGCCCCTGGATTCCCGCTTTCGCGGGAATGACGGAGGGTGGGCGGGAGTGACGGTTCGGATGGTGCTTCATGGAAGCTGAGTCGGTTCGGAGGAAAGCGTGGGAGTGACCTACATACCGGTGGCGCGCGCGGATGAGCTGGAGCCGGGGCAGCGCAAGGCGGTGGAGTTGAACGGGCGCGCGCTCGTGGTGACGCGCCTGGAGAACGATTACTTCGCGTTCTCGCGCTACTGTCCGCACGAGAGCGCGGACCTGATGAACGGCCCCATCCTGGCGGGCAAGGTCCGCTGCGACAACCACGGCTATTGTTTCGACCTCAACTCGGGGGAGTGCGTGCTGCCCAAGGGAGCGGACCCGCTGACGGTGCTGCCGGTGGAGGAGCGCGGCGAGGACCTCTGCATCCGCATCGAGTGGTAGTCGCGCGCCGGCCCGCGCCGGAGCCGGGCGAGACGCTGGCACCGTCCTGCAACCTAGCCCTCCGCCACGACATGAACCGATTCGATGCGATCCTGCTGATCGCTTTCGGCGGCCCCGAGAACCCCGACGAAATCCGTCCGTTCCTCGAGCGCGTGACCGAGGGGCGGGGCATCCCGCGGGCGCGCCTCGACGAGGTGGCGCACCACTACGAACTGATCGGCGGGCGCTCGCCGTTGAACGAGCTCACACGCAGGCAGGCGCAAGGGTTGCGTGAACGGCTCCAGAGGGACGGCCGCGCGACGCCCGTCCACGTGGGCATGCGCAACTGGCGCCCGTACCTGAACGAGACCCTGGAGGCGCTCGCGGCCGACGGCTGCCGGCGCGTGCGCGGCATCGTCCTTTCCGCCTTCCAGACCGAGGCCTCTTGGGAACGCTACATGGACAGCGTGGAGGCCGCGCTCGCGGCCTTGGGGGAACGGGCTCCCAAGGTCGAGTACGCCGAACCCTGGGCCGGCCATCCCCTGTTCATCCGCGCCGTGGCCGACCGCGTCGCCGCCACCCTGGAAGGTCTCCCGCCGGCGTCCCGTGGCGCCCCGTTGGTGTTTACCGCCCACAGCGTTCCTCGTTCCATGGCCGACGCTTCGCCCTACGCGGAGCAGTTCGCCGGCGCCGCGCGGCGGGTGGCCGAGGCCGTGGGCGGCACGCGCTGGCATCTGGCGTACCAGAGCCGCAGCGGGAGCCCCAGGGACCCGTGGCTGGAGCCCGACGTGTGCGACGTGATCGAGGAACTCGCCCGGGCCGGCGAGAAGGCGGTGGTCGTGGTGCCCATCGGTTTCGTCTGCGACCACGTCGAGGTGCTGTACGACCTCGACGTGGAGGCCCGCCGGAAAACCCTCGACCTGAGAATGGCGTACCATCGGGCGCCCGCCGTGAACGACCACCCGCTCTTCATCGACATGCTCGCGGCAGTGGCGGAGAGTTCCTGAGCACCCCGCTCCCGTATTGACCGTGCCCGTTCCTGCCTATAGGATGGCACTGCGGACGGCGCGGGTGCCCCGCTCATGCCCGGCCGCGGGGAGGGGATCATGTTCCGCCGATTCCTGAGAGTGCTTGCGGCAGCGGCCGTTGCGGCGCTGACCCTCGTTTCCGCGGTTTCCGCGGACGATTCCAGGACGATTCGCGTGGCCTTCGCCGGCTTCGGCGCCAGCACGGTGGTCACCTGGATCGCCAGGGACAACGGCCTGTTCGGCAAGTACGGCCTCGACATCGATCCCGTGTACATCGACGGCGCCGCCGCGGGCGGCGTGCAGAGCCTTTTGGGGGTGGACATCTTCGTGGCCTCCGAGGACGTGATGCCCACGCTGGAGGCCATCAGCGGCGGTGCCGACCTGGTGTTCGTCGGCGGCCACGCGAGTCCCGAGAACTACCGTTTCGGCGTGGCGTCGTACGTCGACGACCTGGCTCAGCTCAAGGGCAAGAAGGTCGGTGTCTCGAACCTGGGGCGCAAGTCCGATCTGATCGCGCGCATTCTCCTGAGACGCGCGGGACTGAATCCGGTGGACGACGTGGAGATGGTGCCCATCGGCTTCTCTCCCCAGAGGGCCGCCGCCCTTTACCGCAACGTCGTCCAGGGCGCGCCGCTGGTGCCCAACGTGGCGGCGCAGGTCCGACAATGGGGCGTCAAGGTGCTCGACCTCGGCCAGGTGCACCTGACCACCGACCTGCTGGTGACCAGCCGTTCCTTCAGCGAGGGCCGTCCGCACGAGCTGCGGCGTTTTCTCATGGCCTATCTCAACGGCATCCAGCACTTCCTGGCTGAACGCGCCGACACCATGCGCCTCATCGACAAGTACGTGACCATGACCCGGGGCGCGACCCTCCCGGCCACGTACAACGCGCTGGCGCAGCGCCTGGAACCGCTGCCCGTCCCGCGCATGGAGGGGGTGCAGGCCCTGATCGACGCGGTGGCGGTGACGGACGCGCGCGCGCGCCGGCTCGACCCGCAACGCTTCCTGGAGCTGGACGCGCTGAAGCGGCTCGACAAGGGCGGCTTCGTCAAGGGACTCTACGCGGAGAAGATCAAGCTCTAGGCGACTGCCCGGCAAAATTGCAATCACCGGCCGTATCCCCTAGAATGAAGGCACTCTGGGCTTTGGGCCGCTTCCAAGCCCGGCCGGATTCGCCTTCAAGCGCATGTATACGCTCAAGCTGGCCCTGATCCTCTGTTTAAGCCTTCTGGAGAGCATTCCCATCATTGTCCTCGGACTCGCCGACCCCTACGGCAGGCGCGTCTATCCGTTCTTCCGTTTCTGGTCCTGGTGCATTCTCAAGACCGGCGGCGTGGCCGTCCGGGTGCGCCGGACCGGGGACCTGGACCCGGCCCGGGCGTACGTCTTCATGGCCAACCACCAGAGCAACATCGACATCCCGGTGCTGGTGCAGGCGCTGGCGCCGATCCAGTTGCGCTGGATGGCGAAGCGCGAGTTGCTGCGTGTTCCGTTCTTCGGCTGGGCGCTGTGGGCGTCCAAGCACGTCCTGGTCAAGCGCAGCCGCTCGAAGGACATGGTGGCGGCCATGGACAGCGCCCGCGACAAGCTCGGCCGGGGAATTTCCGTGGTGGTGTTCCCCGAGGGCACGCGCAGCATGGACGGCCGGCTGTTGCCCTTCAAGCGCGGCGGCTTCCGCCTGGCCGAGAAGGCCGGCGTGCCCATCGTCCCCATCGCCGTGAGCGGGTCGGGCCTCCTGATGCCGCGGGGCGATTGGCGCCTCCGCTCCGGCGAGGTGGAGGTCCACATCGGCGAGGTCATCGCCGCCGAGGCCGAGGGCGACCGTTCACGCGGACAGATGGAACGCGTTCGCGAGGCCATCGCCGCGTGTCTGGCGCCGCGGCACGAACCCGACCCGGCCGAAGGCCGCCGGACCCGGCAGGCGCAATAGATGGACCCCTTGAGAGTCATACCCCTGGGAGGCCTGGGCGAGTTCGGCAGCAACATGCTGGCGCTCGAATGGGGCGACGACGTCATCGTGGTGGACTGCGGCGTCATGTTCCCGAGTCCCGAGCAACTGGGCATCGACCTCGTCATTCCCGACATCAGCTACCTCGTGGAACAGGGAAAGGTCCCCCGGGCGATCATCCTCACCCACGCCCACGAGGACCACATCGGCGCGTTGCCCTATGTCCTCCAGCACTGCCCGGTGCCGGTTTTCGGCACGCGCCTGACCCTGGGCTTCGTGCGCCACAAGCTGCGCGAGCACCGGCTCGAGGAGGCCACCGAGCTGGTGGAGATGGTTCCGGGCGAACGCTTCTCCGTGGGGCCCTTTGCGATCGAGGGGATTCCGGTCACCCACAGCCTGGTGGACTGCGTCGCCCTGGCCATCGAGACGCCGGTGGGCATCGTCGTCCACAGCGGCGATTTCAAGATCGACAACACTCCGGTGGCAGGGGAGAACTTCGACTTCCACCGCTTCGCGGCCTATGGCGACCGCGGCGTCCTGCTGCTGCTTTCGGACTCCACCAACGTGGAGAACCGGGGCACGACGCCCTCGGAGCGCAGCGTCGGGCAGGGGCTTCGGGGCATCTTCGCCTCCAGTCCGGGCCGTGTCTTCATCTCCACCTTCGCCTCCCACATCCCGCGCATCCAGCAGGTGGCGGAGGTGGCGGCGGATTTCGGGCGCAAGCTGGTGCTCAGCGGAAGGAGCATCATCAACAACACCGGCATCGCTTCGGACCTGGGCTACCTGCGCCTTCCTCATGACGTGATGACGGACGGCCAGAGCTGGCAGGACGTGGCCGGCGACCGGCTCTGTTTCCTCACCACCGGCAGCCAGGGGGAGCCCCTTTCCGTGCTCCACCGGGTCGCCTTCGACGAGCACCGCACCATCCGCCTGCGGCCGGGCGACACGGTGGTGTTGTCGGCGCGGTTCATCCCGGGAAACGAGAAGATCATCAGCAACCTCATCAACCACCTCTACAAGCGCGGCGCCCAAGTCCACTACGAGCGCACGTCGGAAATCCACGTTTCGGGGCACGCGAGCCAGGAAGAGCTGAAGACCAT contains:
- the hemH gene encoding ferrochelatase, translating into MNRFDAILLIAFGGPENPDEIRPFLERVTEGRGIPRARLDEVAHHYELIGGRSPLNELTRRQAQGLRERLQRDGRATPVHVGMRNWRPYLNETLEALAADGCRRVRGIVLSAFQTEASWERYMDSVEAALAALGERAPKVEYAEPWAGHPLFIRAVADRVAATLEGLPPASRGAPLVFTAHSVPRSMADASPYAEQFAGAARRVAEAVGGTRWHLAYQSRSGSPRDPWLEPDVCDVIEELARAGEKAVVVVPIGFVCDHVEVLYDLDVEARRKTLDLRMAYHRAPAVNDHPLFIDMLAAVAESS
- a CDS encoding ABC transporter substrate-binding protein, with the protein product MFRRFLRVLAAAAVAALTLVSAVSADDSRTIRVAFAGFGASTVVTWIARDNGLFGKYGLDIDPVYIDGAAAGGVQSLLGVDIFVASEDVMPTLEAISGGADLVFVGGHASPENYRFGVASYVDDLAQLKGKKVGVSNLGRKSDLIARILLRRAGLNPVDDVEMVPIGFSPQRAAALYRNVVQGAPLVPNVAAQVRQWGVKVLDLGQVHLTTDLLVTSRSFSEGRPHELRRFLMAYLNGIQHFLAERADTMRLIDKYVTMTRGATLPATYNALAQRLEPLPVPRMEGVQALIDAVAVTDARARRLDPQRFLELDALKRLDKGGFVKGLYAEKIKL
- a CDS encoding Rieske (2Fe-2S) protein gives rise to the protein MGVTYIPVARADELEPGQRKAVELNGRALVVTRLENDYFAFSRYCPHESADLMNGPILAGKVRCDNHGYCFDLNSGECVLPKGADPLTVLPVEERGEDLCIRIEW
- a CDS encoding ribonuclease J → MDPLRVIPLGGLGEFGSNMLALEWGDDVIVVDCGVMFPSPEQLGIDLVIPDISYLVEQGKVPRAIILTHAHEDHIGALPYVLQHCPVPVFGTRLTLGFVRHKLREHRLEEATELVEMVPGERFSVGPFAIEGIPVTHSLVDCVALAIETPVGIVVHSGDFKIDNTPVAGENFDFHRFAAYGDRGVLLLLSDSTNVENRGTTPSERSVGQGLRGIFASSPGRVFISTFASHIPRIQQVAEVAADFGRKLVLSGRSIINNTGIASDLGYLRLPHDVMTDGQSWQDVAGDRLCFLTTGSQGEPLSVLHRVAFDEHRTIRLRPGDTVVLSARFIPGNEKIISNLINHLYKRGAQVHYERTSEIHVSGHASQEELKTMLQLTRPRYFVPLHGEYRQLSKHVELARAVGIPAGNCFLLENGDVLELDGEDAWRVEPVSTGKVFVDGKGVGDVEDIVIRDRRHLSEDGLVLVAMAVHPRTGEVTAGPDLLARGFMRSEEEDDVLGTAKDALWAYLDGCGAETRTDSVELKEGIRRSLRRFFEKRLHRRPVIVPYIMEM
- a CDS encoding lysophospholipid acyltransferase family protein: MYTLKLALILCLSLLESIPIIVLGLADPYGRRVYPFFRFWSWCILKTGGVAVRVRRTGDLDPARAYVFMANHQSNIDIPVLVQALAPIQLRWMAKRELLRVPFFGWALWASKHVLVKRSRSKDMVAAMDSARDKLGRGISVVVFPEGTRSMDGRLLPFKRGGFRLAEKAGVPIVPIAVSGSGLLMPRGDWRLRSGEVEVHIGEVIAAEAEGDRSRGQMERVREAIAACLAPRHEPDPAEGRRTRQAQ
- a CDS encoding amidohydrolase family protein; the encoded protein is MEYDLLIRGGRVADGSGLPSHTADVGVKDGKIAGVGRLSGSANRTIDAAGLVVSPGFIDHHTHMDAQILWDPYGTSEPQHGITSIVMGNCGLALAPVSDGGEDALVKSFVRVEAIPRFALEKGVTWGWHSYGEYLDSLEGRLGINAGGLVGHIAVRQNVMGEESVERTATAGEVQTMKGLVRGAMEAGALGFSTNRNERHMREDGKPVASRLADNDELYALCDVLGEMNSGIIETILGRNKLEHFDIYHDLASRTQRPIIWQSVHHRWAEPTLWQEQLDAVSRIFRDGYRAYGLSQTVPLVRHFNLRNAQLFDEFPTWKNIMFLPVEARLQAFADPATRAKLREDLATKRLTNFHRRWDIVQVEKVAKEENKRYEGKSVAEVAAMRNQDPVDAFLDLSLDEDLLTTFQNANTGGDPQAMGEILRSPYVLVGTSDAGAHVMYGADFGYGTTLLGLWVRERGIMTLEEAVHKLTFHVASVYGLEGRGLIRPGYAADLTLFDPETVRAYEPEWAEDYPAGTKRLIQRSDGIHYTIVNGGVIYEDGRLSGDLPGQVLRGGGYAPSRAAAA